The DNA segment caaaaatagaaacaaaaatagaataatttaaaagtaaacATGTATAATTGAGAAAAACTATTTTGAATATAGGTATGAGAGTTGAAAGTATACCCCCATATGTTCATCGTAAAGAAGGGTATACTTCCATATAATGGATATGCTTTCCAAGACCGTTGTTTCTCggattgttgttttatataGTAATGATTCGTTACCAATATCTATTAAAACTGTCTTCAAATCTAAAACAATTATGGGTCAAAAGAAGTTTCATTATCGGTTCCTAATGATTTGTTTGGAAGTATCACAATGATACTGTTTGTATAGCTTGGGTATCTTAAGACCAAAGTTTATGTATGGTTTCCTTAAGAGATTCTTCAATCATAGTATGTCTTATCTATAATACTAGGTGATACCATGTGTTGTACTCGCGgtataattttaaacttttgTATTATTACtggtaaaatattttaaaaatatatagaactCTATCAAATTCCAAAAAAAGTTAACATATAATCGTGATCCATGTCGGTGTGATAGTGAAGCCCTTCCTAATCCCCCCTATGATATGTTGTCAGAACATTGGATTCTGAATTCAGTAAATCGAGTTTAAGATCACTattattattgataaaaaaaagagtgaaatgatctattatttttcttcCTCTGATGAACTGGCGGATTTTCTTTTGATAGTCGGCATTTCGAGGTGATAAACATACTACATTACTACTAGTGAGAAAAAAACTACTGAGGAACACTTTGAGTCTTTGAGGGCACACCTAATTCAAGATTTGGGTAatactaagagcatctccaaaggcactctattttttcctctataatttacactaaaatagagtaactctattatagagttaaatttgctccaatggttcactctataatagagttactctataatagagtgaaatatagagtaatcctatttttttactccaaatatagagtgaaaaaacaaaaatactctatatttcactctattatagagtaactctattatagagtgaaccattggagcaaattcaactctataatagagttactctattttagagtgaaatatagaggaaaTTATAGAGTGtgattggagatggtctaaaccCGCACGACAATAACTATAGACACATGAACGTGTCTTGATAATTGAGATTTAGCTTTCAAGGTAAAAGTTGTAACTTAAAACTGAATATTGTAGAAACTCATACCAGCAGGCAGCAGTTAATGATTAAAAGTAGTGATTAGACTATAAATTTAAGATTAATGGCTGACAAAGCATCATGGGGTCTGCGATTATATAGCTCTCTTTGTCTTCATTAATTTCGTGCCTTTTTCTTTTCCCTTTTCCTTTTCGTAATTAAATTAGGGAGACCGGGAAATCCTCATTGCAAATCAAATTGGGATTAGCAGAAAGTAACGTCTGATTTGAATAAATATGGACCCTCTTTGATACTTCATTGTCTCCACAAGCACAATATTAGCATAGACTAATCTTTGATTTTATTGCCCCATCATCATTGGTTTACACTTTAAAGTTTGGGTTACAAAAAGTTATTATTGCATATATTCTTTTACCACTAAACTACGCAGAAACACACAATTTGATAGtaatatactttaaaaatattccTTTCGTATACATAACTAAATCTCAAAAGTTTGTGTTTCAGACAAAATTTGTAGACTAATAGAAGACATTTTAAGGAACTTTATGATGACGTTTATATCCTCCAAAAACATAGAGGAGTGTATTTTGTAAAGAAAGAGGAGTGTATATGTGGGAAAAAAATCTGCCAAATAAAATTAAGCGTAAAATCTAAAAGCATTTGATTATGCTGATATTGTGGTTGACAAAGCAATGCTTCTAACgcacgatttttgttttttacgtAACCAATATATGCTGCAGTTAACGAATACAAATTATCAACAAAGCTCGAATCGTTTCCCGGTACGAACCATGGACGACACTAATCCACCAGCCTTTTAATGGCCGGGACAAGTAGGGCAGGACTAAACACATCTCTTAATGAACTGCGTTAATAACTTGGTAACCAACACTCCAACGCATGCATAACTAAAAGTGCATAGTGCATTATTTACTGGTCTTACAACACTCCTATTTCTAAAAATGCACTTATTTGATATTCTcacacatattttaaaaaatattaacatttgacacaaatacataatttttatgATTGGCTATTTCTCATAATTTAAAACCAATATTAATTCGTaaacatatatttgaaatttatcataattaattaataaaatacagtagaaacatataaatgtattttaaaaacatttatttattagaaaaataaaaagtatcTAACAATCTATATTCAATGGTGAAGCTATGCTGTGTGTAGAAAAGTAGTTGTCCcccttgaattttaatttttttgttatgtacatatttttaataacgCCGCTATGGAAAATTTGGATTTGCAAAGGtacaaaacattatttataagTAAAATACCTTATGATAACACAAAAAAGTTtctgtcacaaatatagattttaaggagtcaaaatgataaaaatgttttattaaaaaggtaaatatatgattatacCCCTAGGTTAACTAATTCAAACCTtgaggtttagagttaagagatGGAGAtttgagtttaaaatttaaaattttagtataaaataaaaaataaatattaaaatttgaaaataaaaatttcataaatagGTTCAAAAGGTATTTTcgtattacaaaaataaaatttgaaaaaattaaaaaaaaaaatcaaattttttttataagaaaatacgaatttgaaaacatataatctaaaactataaaaaaaaattatttttaaaattatttttttttattttttttatatatctagggtattagagttcttttacctattaaatgaaatattttgatcaatttCATCTTtgtgatctatttttgtgatcaaaacttgaaaatagtaTATTTAGGAAAATTACCATGTTTACAATTTACCCCGAATATTAAGTTTTGGACCAAAAAAACTTGCATCAATTTATGTACTTATCATGAATGTATTTACTAATTTAGTAGGTAGAAATTTTCCAGTCAGCTGCCAAAGTTGACTCGGTTAAATAGTACCTTCTGTTgcaatcaattaaaatttatagtgGACCATCTCTGTTCAtgtaccttctttttttttgttgtagggAGTCAGATAGTAAATGtaccaaaataataaaagtaaaattttatactttaataattttttgaataattagaacaTGGAATAAAGGTGAGGTGGTGGTGGTCGAAGGCTCATCCCATTTATTTCATGTCGTTAGAGTTGTCCGCTTTATTATATTCCAAATAATATACTTCAttcatttttaagaaaataattttctagATTATTTACGCATGTTAAAAATAcatgaaatttttataatttaatttattatacactttctaattattattaattaatgatgtttaatcattttaaatattttaattaatatttttttaaatatacgatttaataacattaattactaaaatattttagaaatctagaatttttttaaacaatacataaatctagaaaatatatttttgtttcacaaaaatTAAATCTAGAAATTCTTTCTTTGAAATACAGAAAGGGTATAATGTATATTTGACTAGACCAATTTTagagaaatgaaaaatatcatagttgatttatattttttcattagaAAATTGATTTTCTGATTGAATCTCAGATGAATTTTTTTCTAATGTTTACTATTCAATGTGAATTGCTTCTTTATATAAGAGTAACATGTGTTTTTGTTCTTTCCGTTCACATAAGTATTGACCTTGGATAATCTAAATTGAATAAAGAAAACTGACCTAAAAATTGAAATGAGTTTGAATGTTTTGATAGGGTTCATTTTTACTTTTAGTCTCATCTGTAACCAACCATAATGGTACGAGTCAATCAAAAGATATGGTTAGCTAAAATGTTTACCGTTATGTTGGCTTCTCTTGTTTTATCAATGCCAGAGCCGGTAGCAGTCCCTGGATACAAGCCAATTAAGCATGTGCTTCCGGCActatttaagatatatataataatacgACTTTGTGTTGAACAAATATCTTTAGTAGCATAGATGGTTTAGCGTAGGATATATATGTTTGTGGTGGTGAGTTTGAATACATCCATCTACAATTTCCATTTTTAAATGTAATCAgtccaaattattatttttgcttCCGGCCCATTTTGTTTTAGGGCTGGGCCTAGCCAGAGCTCTCATTGGTTTGTGAAATATTCAAGGTCATTTGCTCAAACTAGATAAGCTATTAAATCCACTTTTCAAAATATTCAAGCTCATGGGTTTTTCTAACAATTATTTGAATCCGCATGTTTTACGGTTCGAATGTTAGAATCGCCCCTCACCGCagttaacaataacaaaaaatctttatatataccatatatttatacatttttataactgttaaaaccgcaccgcagttaaacCGCTTGTTTCGCACCGTTCAAACTGTagttaccattcggagccttaatatttttgttgacAAGAAAAAAGGGCCGCTTTTGTTGTCAGGAGGAGCGGCTCACCAGAAATTTGATCACGGCGTTGCgtaaaaagagaaataaaccGCGTGGCatttaaaaagacaaaaacgTCTTGTTGCCTCGTTTTCAAGTACCAAACAACACGCAGTTTATATCTCTATCAGATTTCTGTTTTGTTCTTCGTCACTCACTCTGGGTCTCCTCTCTGACCAATCCCAAAGCAAAAGAGCTTCTGCGATCTTTCATCCTCCTCTGGTTTCGTATCTAATCGTAAGTCTCCTTATACTTCAAAGGCTTTTGTCTTAGGAGTAATCAAGTAAAGAGATTGATCGTTGTAAATGTACGACTCGTAGAAACGTAACCTAGATCTAGACTGGGGGAATCAATTCTTGAgaatatttgtttctttcaaTCGCAGTGATTTGAGGGAAGGAGATGGGTTTCATAATGGAGTTCGCGGAGAATCTGGTGCTGAGGTTGATGGAGGATCCGGAGGTGAGAGACAGGAAAGCGAGGGAGCACATATATGAGATGCACGAGAGGTGCAAGAAGATTAAGGAGATGTGGGCTTTGCCTATTCGTCCTTATGGTTTCTGGACTTTTGAGCGCCACAACGCTCAGCTTCGTTGGGATCCTCAGATCAGTCAGGTTGCTGGTCGCAGGGACCCTTATGATGATCTCCTTCAGGACcatccttcttcctcttcttcctcaaaCTAATCAAACAATTGTGAGTTGTCTTATCGTTACTAGTATGTAAATATGAGTCAAAGTAGCTGCAATGGTCTATATATGCTTTAGCTTTTGTGTTAGAGGAAATGGGTTTGAAGAGTGAACTATGTTCAGTAGTATATCCACATTGTGGCGTGGAGTGGTGTATATTGTTATTCCAGGAGTTTTTAGCATATGTGCTTTAGAATCTACAGTTTCttcttaaatatttaagtttcagcTCATTAGCAAAAGGAACTCATTGTTGATCCTTTTGTCTCGTCTGTTGCAGGCAGAAGATGTGTTGTGATGATGTCTGGATAGATGGTCTCTGTTTCAATTCCCGATTGTACGAAGCGTGGTACAAactcaataataataatcactCTTAGACTTGTTTACAAACGAGAGAGGAGTATACTCTCATTGTTTCGTAGTAAAGTTGTTTGATTCTCCATTCGCAtctttgaatataaatatacttTCCGAAGTGATGAGTCTTTGTCATGTTATTTATAGTTTTGTTGCTCAAATATTTCCTTCTTGGTTTACTAATATAACTCATCACACtaagaaaggaaacaaagacTCTGTCACCAATGAGAGGGCCTGATCAAATCATTTACACAAGTAACCAAACCAAACTCTCCAAAGGCATCCAAATCAGGAATGTTTCAATCAATATCTGACTAAGACGACTACTTTTAAGTTGCGACATAAACCTTAAAGGAGATTCCAGCAAGTGTATGCTTCCGATAGACTGGTGATCGTATAATCTTTAGGTTAAGAATTAGTGTTTATCCAATGAGGAACAATGACGGAAAATTTTACAAAAGCCAAAATGATTTACTAGTGTAAGTAATCCCCAATAAACATGTTTGCTTTTACTGCAATATATTCTCAAAAGGGAAAAGAAGCATGAAAATAGTCTGCAACAGATATACTAATCCAGAACGGGAAAAGAAACGATAAAGCAAAAGGCAGCGTCTGATACGGAATATCATAAAACCACAACAAGTCTCGTACCAAAAGTAACAAAGATCATAATACTTAAGCATGGGAATAAAGCGAGTGTATCAGGAGAGTTTATGGATTATGGGAATTGGTAGATACTATCATAGCCACTGAGTATGGTGGCTTTCGTGTATGATACTGTGGTACCATCATCAATTAGCCTGAGATTTCTGGCGCTTCGAGTACTGCAGGATAGGGTCTCTCACCTGATAACCAAATTCCAAAAGGGCATGTTAGTTTCAAAATTATCACTTTTTAAGttgaaaacataaaagagaCTGTGGTTTTGTATTAACAGACCGTGCTGGTTTTCCTGTAACGCTTGTCTTGTGAGGCTTGGCTAGAGTCTGTTCCCGCGTCCGTGCAGATTTTAGCAGCCATTCCTTTTACAGCAAAACTCTCCCTCGAAGCCACAGGCTGAGCCAATTATACCAGATTAGGTATACTTAAACAAGAGTCAACAAAAAGTATATGTTTATTCAGTGGTGTGTGATCAACCTGTGCATTGCTGCTCATCGGAGTGTTATTAGCTTTGGAGATGGTCTGTTCACTTAGCACCGATCCGTTCTGCTGCATCGCAGATCTCCCTTTCGTGCGTGTCAAGTCTGATCCAATAGAGTGGATGCCTCCGCGTGTAGATACATCTgcttgttttcaaaaaaaagtttttctgTGAACATCAAGATCGGTTAACACAGCTAAGCTAGAGACGGAAAAGAGTATACCTGGGGTTAGTTTGGCATCTTGGCCGTTGGTCTTGTTTACAGTTTCGTCGACATCCACGTCCTGGGAAACCATTCTCATTAGAAAGCTCTTCCAAGGATTTATTCAACAGTCTGAAGAATTACCATATCATCATTTGTGGCAAGAACTTTTCTGATTTCATTTAGCTTATTCTCGGTAAAAACTGAGTGTATTACACGCTTCCCTGTATATACAAATTTCATCAGTGAGTAAGCCTTACGACCAACAAAACTTAAAAGAGAAGGGTCTGAACTGAGACAACAAACCTAGCCTGCGGTTGCTAGAATCTTCCACGTAGCCCTCTTGGATCATTCGGTCAATTAGCTTACGAACTTTCGTCTGGTTGGCTTCACCATCCAACATGTTGTGAAGCTTTGTAATTGTCACATATTGCATCGGAAGAGAATGGTACAGagcctaacaaaaaaaaacgtgtcAATGATGGATCTCAAGATCATGTTTATTTAGCTATCATTTTTGCATGTATATTAAACATAGAGTAGGAAGTCAGAGTCTCTTACTTTCATGTACATGTAGTCTTCAGGAGCTATAGATTTCTCGTCCTTGGAAGCAGTTTtaccatcatcttcatctttcaCAAAGATGAATTCGCTCCGTGGTGTCTGGTTATGTTTTGGGGTTAGCTGATGGTCAAGATAAATTAAAAAGCAAAGAGAATGACATCAAATGGATAGGATCAATTGTATACCTTTTCTCTGTTTATAGTGTATGTTTCCTTCCCTGTTTTCGAAAGAACACCTTCTTTCTCCAGCTGATCCATGATTTCTGAAAGTCAGGATGTAACTGTTAGTGGAGGAAGATAGACTCTGAAGTTCACAGTATATAGTAATTGTAGAAAGCTGTAGATTTCATATTCATCGATGCTTCATGGTTCCTTTTTGGTAGTGACTTTCACGAAGCACTGATTTACCTTCAGTCAGAGCCTGGAATAACAAAAGAGAGTGGCTTAGAACGCAAGAAACTAACTATGAAAGAGCTCGGTTACACTTCCTAAGGTAGATAGGAAGAGGAAAAACACATTACTATTGAGATATCTGGAAAGTTTGCAAGAACATCTGTGAGCTCTAGAGTATCGAGGTGGCG comes from the Brassica napus cultivar Da-Ae chromosome A7, Da-Ae, whole genome shotgun sequence genome and includes:
- the LOC106355904 gene encoding uncharacterized protein LOC106355904; the protein is MGFIMEFAENLVLRLMEDPEVRDRKAREHIYEMHERCKKIKEMWALPIRPYGFWTFERHNAQLRWDPQISQVAGRRDPYDDLLQDHPSSSSSSN